A window of the Synechococcus sp. JA-3-3Ab genome harbors these coding sequences:
- a CDS encoding Stp1/IreP family PP2C-type Ser/Thr phosphatase has protein sequence MRRYACATDPGKVRSSNQDAYYCDPEGRYFIVADGMGGHAAGATASLLAVEVIRECLERGWQTVPAPKLLSEAIEAANEAILKDQRENPERADMGTTVVVALVDPNNNCWSAHIGDSRLYRLRGSEMQQMTEDHTLVARSVRQGELTQAQARMHPWRHILERCLGRPDAGPPAVQPITMRPGDRLLLCSDGLTEELDDEVIAEYCLKVEDLDQLACQLVEAAKERGGRDNITVVIAEYA, from the coding sequence ATGCGACGATATGCCTGCGCTACGGATCCAGGCAAGGTCCGCAGCAGCAATCAGGATGCCTACTACTGTGATCCAGAAGGACGTTACTTCATCGTTGCCGATGGCATGGGAGGGCACGCTGCCGGAGCAACAGCCAGCCTGTTGGCGGTCGAGGTCATTCGCGAGTGCCTTGAGCGGGGTTGGCAGACCGTGCCAGCGCCCAAGCTGCTCAGCGAGGCGATAGAAGCGGCCAACGAGGCCATTCTTAAAGACCAGCGAGAAAACCCGGAGCGGGCCGACATGGGCACCACCGTGGTGGTGGCTCTGGTGGATCCCAACAACAATTGCTGGAGCGCTCACATCGGCGACTCTCGCCTTTACCGCCTCCGCGGATCTGAGATGCAGCAGATGACGGAGGATCACACCTTGGTAGCTCGCTCGGTTCGCCAAGGGGAGTTGACCCAGGCGCAAGCCCGCATGCACCCCTGGCGCCACATTCTCGAGCGCTGCCTGGGCCGCCCCGATGCAGGGCCGCCTGCTGTTCAGCCGATTACAATGCGCCCTGGGGATCGCCTGCTGTTGTGTAGTGACGGGCTCACCGAAGAGCTAGATGACGAGGTCATCGCCGAGTACTGCCTGAAGGTGGAGGATTTGGATCAACTGGCCTGCCAGTTGGTCGAGGCGGCCAAAGAGCGGGGCGGTCGGGACAACATCACGGTGGTGATCGCCGAATACGCCTAG